The following DNA comes from Bos indicus x Bos taurus breed Angus x Brahman F1 hybrid chromosome 5, Bos_hybrid_MaternalHap_v2.0, whole genome shotgun sequence.
CAGAGAAAAGTATATTGGGCGCACCCAAATGATCTGTGCCAAGAGTGTGAGGGCAAAGGTGGGAGATTGAGATATGCTTGGTGTAGCAAGTGTGTGTCTTTCCTGTGTGTGTCTTTTTCCTGTTAGAGATGGTGTGTTTGGTTGGAGCCAATTCAAGTACACAGCATTTTCACTGCACAGTAGAATCTGCTCTAAAGGGAAACACAGACACACCCTTTCAGAGTTTAGGGAGATAAACACCCCACTCAGCCATCAGAGTTAGTAGAAATTCAATTCGTACATTCTCTTTCGACTCCTGCAGCAGAGAACAAAAAGCTTTCTGTAAtgttggtggtgttttttttttggggggggggcggggatgtGTATCCACTCACATTGTTTACTTTTCTTCtacaagaaaacacacaaaaactggATACTCTTTATTCCACTAAAATAAGAAAGCATAGGGCATAAGAGTAAATTAACTATATCATTTGGAAattacaaaaatgaagaaaataaaatgtcagtatATTGACATAAAAAACAATGTGCTGATACATAcatctatgtatacatatttaagtCACTGTAAAAGAGTAACTAGTGAagaaatattcaaattattttgacTCACAAAAAAACTGGCTACACAAAATATATGGTATgatcatacaaaaataaaaaaatagctcTTAtgtacagagaagaaaaaaatagtttctctGAGTGGTGGGATTATAGATACATTCTGGTAGGTTTTTCTATTCAATTTTGAGGTGTTCTCCAATAGTTAGATGTaacttttctaatttaaaaattgaatggatgctattttaaaaattgatagagTTAGAATTTTTGTGGATGTGCCTCACTtggaaattttactttttctgtctGAGGGTGTTCCTTAAAGAAGGCCAGACTAAGCAGACATCATCCCTGTTTACTTTTTGAGTAGAAGTCTGAATAAACTGCAAGGCTTAGTAATGGTTTTTTTTTCAAAGCCAGAAAGCCTAGTAAGAAATGATATGTTAAACCATGTGAACTTCATTCATCAGGTTAAAAGGGCTCATCAATTTCTATGAAACGCCctcatctccctctccctctctcccatgATCCCAGGAGACAGTATCATCTTCACAGAGGCCCCTAAAGCCCAAACGTCTTCACTTAAGGAGTaaggacaaataaataaaaaaggcatTGCTAATGTCAGCCAGGTTGAGAAGTCCCCACTAGGAAGATCTCATTAGCTATCTTTTTTTTCCACCTGTGACAGACATTGACAACTACAGAAACACTTTCTCTTCTCCTGAATGTGACCTTTCATGATGCTAGTTTCCAGCTCTCTAAGGTGCCCGCTGTATTATCTTCAGGTCGAAAATAAGCTTCAGTCAATCTCAGGGTTTTCCAAAGTCTACAGCCACTCTACCCTTGTGCTTCTCTCATCGTTTAAAGGAGAGGGGATGAAATGCACCTTCCTGTGGGGTTTCTTACTAGCAGAACCATTTGAGTGCTTGATATCCTGGCCACACTTTGGAGAGAATTTCCTTGTGTTGAACGCCCAGATGGCCAGCACAAGCCATCCTCCGAGGGTGATGACAGTGCCTCACTGCAGCCTGTGCTAGTGAGCGCGTTCGCGCGCGcgggcgcgcgcgcgcacacacacacacacacaaccccctcCTCTTTTCCTTACAGAAATAGCCACGGcagcttgtcttttcatctcaAGCTAGCACAATCTTTCCGGCGGCGCTTTGGCAGGCCCTGTAAGCATCCTTCCATTCTTCTCCTTGGACTCTGCTCCTGAGCTTGGGGGGCCATCTGGCCGCGGATTGGGCCTCCTGCCTATTCTCGTGGCTCTATTTTCTCGGGGCTCACCTTGATGGTTTTCAGAACCGTGTCCGGTTCATGTGCTTGCGGAAACAATCGGGAGTCACATTCCCTGTATTGGAGGCGCAATGGCCCGGTACCCACCGCCCTCCGGGAGGCCCCCGGGCTGCCGCCGCTTCCCCCTGCCCATCGAGGAGCAGAGGGGTCTTACCCTGCCTGCCACCGGGAAGATAATTAAATTGAAGCCGAACCGCCCTCCTCACGAAGTAACTGAATGCTGAAGCGGCGGCCGGGTACCAATTAGAGGCGGCGAGCGCGGGGCCGCGGTTACATAAGTGCAGGGGGCGCCCGCCTCTGCCCGCTGTCCTGCGCCGGCCGCCGGCGTGTCACCCGCAAGACAGATGAGGCCGGAGCCGCGCTGCTAGCAAGATATATTTGCTGGCATTCCCAAGGTCATCGTAAACACTTACATTGATAGTTTATTTGTGCCTTGTAGGCAAAACCAGCCACTtgattttaaattacagattctgACCCAGAAGCTTGTTGCTATCGGCTGAGTTGAAAGCCGCGAAGGAAAAATGCTATAGCGCTGCAGAAGTGGCCCATAGGCTTTGGCCGATCAAGTCTATATTTATGTCTTGAAATGGAGAAGAAACTTGATGCTGTGGCTCACTCTTGTTTACTTGGCCCGATGCTTTTCTGCAGTGGGAGAAGCAGAATCACCATGTGTGAGCTAGTGCACCAATGAAAATGTATTCGTATTTAAAGGAGCGGAGGGGCATGGCTTTCATTGGTGCTCTTGAGGCTTTTAGCATATTTAAGATACTCGGTTAAAACTGAGTAATCTCTCCGTATTTGTGTAAATATTTACATCTTTTTTACAAGCCAAGTATGTTTTGTTACTCTCACCTGACATAGAAGACAAAGATTGATATCCTAAAAGTCCTGAGAACAGGCAGCTCTTTCCACGTCTACTAATGTGTTTATTTCACACATACTTAAATAGTGCTACTGCGTACCAGCCACTGTTCTAAGCCCTGTACATATATCAACTCTTTGGATCCTGAGAATAATGCTGTGAAGCCAGTGTTAGATGAAGACACAGAGGGACACATGGGATTGATTAATTTGCCCAAGGTTCATAGTTAAGGGGGGAGAACCAGGATTCTAACCCAGGTTGTCTGGCTCCCCAGCACATGCCTGTAATCCTCATCCAGCCCTGCTGTGCACTTGGTAAATGTCTTGGCAAGTCTTTTGATCTTTAGGCCAAaaagttctcttttaaaaagagacaaaactCTCATTTCAGCAAATGGATTTTCATAATggttatgagaaaaaaaattttttttgcaacaATTTGACTAATTTACACATCAAGAATAAGGGATTATTGTCATTGTTTCAAGATAATGAATCAGTGGGTGCTCTAGAAATTCTCTAAGGatatatatgtgagtgtgtgtgtgtgggggggtgtatGACAAGACTTTCTTAGCGCCATCCATTGATGACAATAAAATGTGTAAAGAATACTCTAGTTGGGGCCTTTCTAAAGAAGCAGATGACTCTCCGGTGGGAAATTATCCCTTTACTTTAAGACTTCTCTGCTGGTAGAGTCTCTGCTGTATCCGTGTTCCCAGAGCAATTGGTTCCCAGTCCGCTGCGTCTGCACTGGAGACGCAGCTTCCAGCAGCAGGCATGAACCACGTGGCCAGCACAGTTTAGTCTGGTCCTTGGCATCAAGGGTTTGAAGTCAGTTGTCAAGCctgaatatttcaaaaacaaCCCAAAATGTTTCAGATACTCTGCCTCAATGAGCCCACAAAATAAATCCATACTTTTTAGCCTATTTTTGTAGAAAATATGCCCACTGAAAATTTGGGGGACAGGCAGAACCAAGGCTGTGCATTCAATATTACAAATCAAATAGTTcctcttaatttttattaagatAGTGCCACTTTGTGTGTTTGCGGTTCCCCTCTTCCAAGAGAGAATAAACATGTTGTGCATAGGTTATCCTTGTTATGTCCCTGAGATAGAGGTTTCCATAAACTGCGTCACATGTGAAGAAACGTGGGTTATATGTGACAATCCTTCATatgatttgaaaatgaaaaagggagTGTGTGTTTAAGATGTTTTTGTTGAGCAGATCCGAAGAACCCCTGCATTCTTTGCTCTTGCAGCCACGTGAAGTCCAAGTGGCTTTAACCAGGGTCTATTACcttcttgggagaaggcaatggcaccccactccagtactcttgcctggaaactcccatggacggaggagcctggtaggctgcagtccatggggttgctaagagtcggacacgactgagcgacttcactttcacttttcactttcatgctttggagaaggaaatggcaactgcctccagtgttcttgcctggagaatcccagggacgggggagcctggtgggctgccatctatggggtcgcacagagtcgggcacgactgaagggacttagcagcagcagcattctcttcTTGTGTCTATAGTGAAGTTTCCAAGCAAACCAGATCCATGCACAgagccccaacacacacacacacacacacacacacacacacacacaccacaccacataGCCCactcaagaaggaaaaaataaattttgaagtaTTCTATATTTAAGACTTGAAATTGTCCCTGTGTGGAAAATCACTAATCTGTAAGACTTATGtgcatgtattttataattttacatgtatgtttttattttgagtTGCATTTACTTGGACGTGGGGGGAGGGCATAATCTTTTCAGagcaattttttaattggaggataattgctttacaatgttgtgttggtttctgccatacaacggAAATCAGtcatactatatatactatatatataatatataataccatattatataatatgtatatatatatatatatatatatatatatatatatatatatatatactcttgcctactcttgcctggagaattccacggacagaggaacctggtgggctacagtccatggggtcacaaagagtccaaagATTCGGACttgaccaagcaactaacactttcaaagatatatatatatatatatatatatatatatatataaatcccctccctcttgagattccctccccctccctcagaTCAACTTTAACCTGAACCTGGACTGGATGTGCCTGATTTTCCTTTGAGGAGTTCACATTCACCAGAACTGCTCTATGAGCACCTTTTGACTATAGGCGTGCAACTCTTACACTAAGAACTTATTCAGTACACCACTGCCAACAGCTGGGGACTCTGTTCCTTATCGAGATCCTCAGAGGCTGGACCATCAAGAGGAAGGATTCCAGTAGGGAAGTCCAATCACAAGAAGATTTCTTGTTCTATAAAATGGTTTATATAGCGGTCACATCAACAAGCATTCACAATTTCATGATCAAAATATTTCAGGTTTAGGGTAAATGTCTGAGTTGTTCAGGGATTCCATGGTTCTTTAACAGCAGAGTTAGAACTTTCACCAGACTTTTCCATTCTAAGGCTAACACGCAGGCTAATGGTGCTTAGAACCTTGGTGACCAAGGGGCAATTTACAGCTTATTTTTGTGCTCAGAAACTACATGGTTATAGGTCATCTTGAGATGAGACTTACAGATGATGAAGCTAACATTAAGTAACCTACTTTCTGGAgctatatgtttttttctcccagcAACTTCTGACTGGGGATATTGGCATTCCTGGACATAGTTTGGCAACCACTCCATTGAgcatgcttcccaggtgatgctagtggtaaagaacccgcttgccagtgcaggagatgtaagagacccaggttcgatccctgggtcaggcagatctcctggagaaggaaatggcaacccactccagtattcttgcctggaggatcccatggacagaagcgtctggcatgctacagtccatggggtcgcaaagagtcagacacgactgaagtaacttcgCACATACACAAGCCACTGAACatagtttcttgtttttttattaaCACATGTTGCTAGTTGACCAATCATTGCCAGTTTGGGCCAACACAGTGTTTACCTTGCAGAAACATGTTCTCCACTTGTAGTGTTGTTGCAGTCTTTATATCAGCAATCATTAAGGTCAAAACAAGCACAGTCTGTCCTTCAGGGATGGCTCTTGTGTTTGGGATTCATGTAAGCTGCCTGCTACACCCACACACAAACATCCCCAGATTAAGCTCAAATTGTTGGCTCGATTCATGAAAACACCCTCCTTCTGTACGACAAATGAAAAGACCATCAGAGTTTCAGGAAGGCTCACTAGCAGTCCATAAGGAGCCATTGTCACATCTTGGGCACCATGTTTCTGAGGAGAGAGGGGGAGCTTCCTAGGAGAGAAGAAGTCTTCTGTATTAGCTTTGGCGGTAGTCATCCAGCATTCTCTGTAACTGGAAAGCCTTTCCTCTGCTTTCTTGCAGCTCTTGTACTTTGTGCTGAGTGCCCTTGGCCTGACAGTCTGTGTGTTGGCCGTGGCGTTCGCCGCTCACCACTATGCCCAGCTCGCACAGTTTACCTGCGGAACCGCGCTCGACTCCTGCCAGTGCAAACTGCCCTCCTCCGAGCCCCTCAGCAGGACCTTTGTGTACCGGGATGTGACCGACTGTACCAGCATCACTGGCACTTTAAAACTGTTCCTACTCATCCAGATGATTCTGAACTTGGTCTGTGGCTTGGTGTGCTTGTTGGCCTGCTTTGTGATGTGGAAACACAGGTACCAGGTCTTTTATGTGGGTGTCAGGATGAGCTCCGGGACACCTTCCGAAGGTCAGCAGCAGAAGGTCTAACATGCTTGCTCAAAGGTGGAAGAGAAAACAGCAGCCTGactgagaggtttttttttttttaaagaagagaaagagaaggaagaaaaactttTGACAATCATCAGTATTCACCATTCTAaaggaatatttttctatttttcaggaaATGACAGAGCATTTTTTCAAGTTtccatagtatttttttaaataaattcttaagaTCTAAATTGACTttgagatgttaaaaaaaaataaacccacagaacagagagagaaaggtatAGATCTACCTTTAGAGTCTGGAGTCTATTCTTAATACTCTTGTATCTATTACTTATATAATCTTCTTTCCTGTTAGTCCAGCTTGATTAGGACAGTTTCAGGCCCACTTGCTAAATTTTCTAGAATCTTCCTCCAGCCCCTCATCCTTCCTGCCATGATTGTCACTACACTTCAGAGGAAGGCAGGAGGCAGGACCTAGGGGAGAACTGAACAGCCAGGGTGACTCTCTCTGTTCTATTTTCCTTGGTAGAGATGTCTCCAAGGCATAAAAACAGCCTAAAAGAGCAGAGTAGAAAGGGAAGAGACTTTGTAAAAAGGCTAAATAATTACAAACGCCTGGGCTGGGGTGGCCTTTCTCCTCTACTGCCTCGGTTTGGGTCCGTAAGCAGATCACTTAGTGAATGCTTTGGATGATTGTCTGCTTCTCAATAATTGAAAGTTGGTGGTAGCTATATtcttaatggggcttccctgatggagaaggcttaaaaataattacattatgCTTCTATTCTGTCATCTAAAACAAATCATTAAAACTAATTTCTAGCTAATTGTTAATTATAACGATGCTCAGAAGTCTATTTAATGAGCTCTGGCTGTACTTACGTAGCACCATCGGTATTAGGAGAAATTACTCACAAGAGAGGAGGCTCAATGATTCTTCCTTCTGAAAGCTAAGCTTtacaagggagaaaaaaaaattttttttattaatagctCAGGttaaaaatactcatttaaataaaaacaagaagatTTGTAATGGGAAATGTTTATACAAATAGCACATTTGTGATGTTTTATAAAGTTTCTCTCTTGGCAGCTAAGTACTTTTGAGGAAGATTGGGTAATGCTGATGTGTTCCATTCATGAAACTCTATTTGATATGTAATCCTATTGTTGATTTGTATGCACAGTCGACTAGAGCCTTAAACTAATATTTTGAGGTCCTTGTTTGAACACTGGGCCATTGACTTGGAGGGTAGTTttcggttttgttttgttttgaagtgaCTGACTTAAGAGTACAAGTACACTATGTTGGGAGACTTTCCTCCCTAATTATTGTTATCATTGAATTTGGAACAATATCAATGCTTTAAGGAAGGAGCTCAGATGCAAATTCATGTAGCATAAATGTTACCAAGAACTTTCTGTATTAGGCTGCTGTGTTGAAAGCAGGAACTCAAGATAATAATTGAGCTTAAATGTGCTTTCTTCTCCACATTGCctatagatatattttactaataATTAAGTCCTacccttaaaaaataatttctgtgttTGCCTTATAAGGCATTTGAATAATTCCATTGATTGTGACACAAGTGTCAATTATTACgtactataaatataaaaaaaaaaacccaggaaatATTGTTAGTTGGAGGATTATAAATACAGTTTATGCCCTCCAGATAAAACACTTGATTAACAGATGTTAAAACCTTTTAATGTATTGACTTGCTTTAAAAATGACCTTCCTACATACTAGCTCAGGCCAAAAATGCACATTTGGGGGCTTAGTGGATGACTCGAGAGCAGAGGTTTGATCATGCACAAAAATTACATCAACACAACACCAAGCCTCTTGGTGACAGCCTGAAAAATACTTTGtgccctgtttttaaaaaattccaataaCTGAgtccactttttattttaatagtttccTACAAAAGAAAATGATTGATACTCTGTGGGCTCTTTTTTAAAGAGTAAGAAACCAGTGCTTTAATGCTAATTACTCTGAATAAAGCACCCTTAGAAGCACACTCTGAATaccttaaaaaactttttttttaatggcaaacaCTACAAATTTTTCTATCAGAAAATTAAATCCTACACAACACTAAGGTGCTCCATGCTTTACAAGCAACTCACAGGGTATTTCAAATGGTAGAATAACTCTAGGTTATgtgcttcctttttttaaaataatgcaaccAGTAAGAACTGACATAATGATAAACTTGATAATAATCaggagacatatatatatgtatatatgatgtagggcttcccaggtggctcagtggtaaagaatctgcttgccaattcaggagacacaggagacgtaggttcaatcctggggttgggaagattctttggagaaggaaatggtaacccactccagtattcttgcctggagaattccatggatagaggagcctggcgagccacagtccatggggtcacaaagcatcggacacgactgagtgactaagcacacaccacatatatgttgtatatataaTGAGGATTTTGCAATTGTGTGACTGAATCATTCTGAAacccctaaaaaaagaaaaaatttaattaagttcaagaattaaaaataaaatgaaaaaaatttaaaaggaaagaaaggggagaTTTCTGTGCTGCATACTCACTGTGTATTGATACATGTGAGAATTGTGTTGCATGAATAACAAACTGCTTTGGGCTGAACTTGAAGTATTTTGAGgttgtgttttgcaaatattgaagTTACAGTAATGgcaacagaaaaggaacagaTACAGAGCTTTACACTTAGCAAAATGTTACATTTAAAATCTGACAAGGAGCCAAGATGGTGACTGTCTCTTCTAAACCATGGAACAGTAAGATTTGCGCaatcctcctcctctcccacctccttcagGGGA
Coding sequences within:
- the SSPN gene encoding sarcospan, which codes for MGRERPGRGARSQGGPPAADAAGPDDMGPKRGAGAPKESGEEARKCCGCRFPLLLALLQLALGIAVTVVGFLMAGISSSLLVRDTPFWAGIIVCLVAYLGLFMLCVSYQVDERTCIQFAMKLLYFVLSALGLTVCVLAVAFAAHHYAQLAQFTCGTALDSCQCKLPSSEPLSRTFVYRDVTDCTSITGTLKLFLLIQMILNLVCGLVCLLACFVMWKHRYQVFYVGVRMSSGTPSEGQQQKV